The genomic segment GATCAGACGATAACACATCAAGAGATGATCGTGATGCTTGTAAGGGCTTATGGGTATGTGCATGCCGACTCTGTAAATGCAACAGGTATCGCAACTCCTGCAGCCTTAAAACTGCCGGAGTGGTTTATCCCGGCCTATCAGAAAGCCATTCAGGAAGGTATCCTTCTTTCGGGCGGGGATCCCTTTAAATTCCAGCCGGCTCAAACGGCAACCCGACAAGAAAGCGCGTATCTGTTGCACCGTCTGCTTGAAATTTTAGTGTTCATCTAAATGTTATAGGCTGATTTAGTGAATTTTCAAAATTTAAGCGGCTTGCGAAAAACCAAACTTAGTTAAAAAGTCATAATACCTTTGAATCCTTTAAGGGCGGCCACTAGGCCGCCATTTGTTTTCGCCGATACATCCGTTAAGGGGAGCCGTATCACAAATAAGGGCAAGCTTTAAATATGCTCCCCTTTAAGTAGACAGGTTTAAAAAATAAACCGGCTACTTGCAGAGGAGCATATCCGTTCGTGGATGTCGAAATCTTTTGGTGTACTTTAAATTTGTTTTGCTACATCATCTGCATCAGTGGAGTAAGCCAGCTCTTTCTGTGCTTCCAGAGCGGCCAGTCTGTCCAGCAGGGCTGCCCGGATTTGCTCATAGGCGTCACTGCCCAACGCCATACGTATCGGCCCCTCTCCCTGATCGACACGGTGGATAATCTGCTGCGCCATCTTATCCGGATCGCCGACTACCATTTTGTTGAACATGCTCATATCTACACCGGGCAGTTCCCCCTTCATCAGGCTAACGAATTGGCCTGCCTCCGTATTCCGGTATTCGTCCATCCGCTCGCCGATCACGGCGTTGCTTAAAATGAAATTCGTTCGGATCCCGCCGGGCTCCACCATCGTGGTCTTAATATTGAACGGAGCGACTTCCTTAGCCAGCGCTTCAAAGGCCCCTTCGACCGCCCATTTCGAAGAACAATACAGCCCCATACCCGGAATCGAATAATGACCCGCCATACTCGAGATCTGTACAATGTGGCCGCTGCCCTGCTTGCGGAAAAAGGGCAGGACTGCACGCGCTGCACGCAGGGAGCCAAGCACATTGGTCATGAACTGATGCTCAATTTGCCTGTCGCTTGCTTCTTCCACTGCGCCATACAATCCATAGGCTGCATTATTGACAAACACATCGATCGTGCCCAGTTCTGAAAATGCGCGTTCCACGACTTCGGCAATTTGCTGAGGGTTGGTCAGATCTAAATTAGCCTGCCATAGTTGGGAGCCATACTGTGCCTGCAGATCATCCAGCACACCTGGCTTGCGTACCGTTGCGGCTACACGGTCCCCCCTATCCAGCAACCGGCGAGTTATACGTGAAGCCAAGCCTCCTGATGCTCCTGTGATGAACCATGTTTGCATGCTAAAACCCTCCAATCGTTGTCTTGCACTGAATCATACAAGCAACTGGAGGGAGCTAGCCACAGCACGTCTATTCTATTAACGGGAGTAACAGTTTACGGGAGATGCCTGTCCTGCTCCAGTACACGCAATAATCTCTCCTCCGTGCCAGAACCGGGAACCGGAACAAAGAAGCACCAGTGCAGCCCTGGGTCATTATCGATGACAGCTGCGGAATGGAGCGCGAACTCCATCTCCTGTGCGTCAGGAAGACGAAATAATGCGGTGGCTACGCGCTTTTGCTTGACTTCATATAGCTCCCAGAAATGCACGAACTCCTCGCTTTCCCGTCTCAAGCGTTCGAACCGTTCCATATATAACGGGTTGTCCTTGTAATGGTCGAAGCTTGCCCGCATAACCGCTACGGAGTAACGGGCAGCACCTTCCCAATTCAGCAGTCTTGTACGGTAATCCGGCTTTAAAAACATAATCTCGATCATATTCCGTTCATTGTCCGGCAGACTGCCGAAATCGGCTATGATCAGTTCTGCTGCCCGATTCCAGACGATCACATCCGTACCTTCGTCCGTGATAAAAGAAGGATAATAAAGTTGATCTACGATTTTCTGCAAAACTCCCGCATCCGGCCCTCCGTTATTCGGCACTGTCACGACACTCGCCGCGTCAACATTGGCCAGATCGAACAGATGCTTCTGCTCATCTTCGTCAAGCTGAAGCGCTTTGCCGATACTTAGCAGTACCTCCGGCGAAGGATTCACCTCCTTGCCTTGCTCCAACCAGGAATAGTAAGTCACGCTTATATGGGCAAGATAAGAGACTTCTTCTCTTCGAAGTCCCGGCGTGCGTCTTCGTCCGGGCAGCGGCTGGATCCCTGCCTCTGAAGGCTGCAAGCGTTCTCTGCGCGATTTTATGAACTCGCCCAATGCGGACGAGGAACGGTTTGTTTTCAAGCAGCTCACCTCTAATTACTTATATGGAACAATACGTATCGTAATTAAACAAATGGACCCCAAGCACTTCGTACACGATCATTATAATCTCTGTAAAGGTATAGTCGCCATAAAAGAGAACCATAACGATTGCAGTTGCTGTTACTTCCTTTAATAGGATAGACATGCTGGGGCCTACCCCTCCTTTACAATTTCCAATCCCAATGCTATTATCCAAACATGACGTTAACGTCATATTATATCTTGGAAAGAGTGATCCATCATGAACCGCATGCGCATTGGCGATTTGACAGAACGAGCCGGGGTAACCCAGCGCACGGTTCGCTATTACGAGAGCATTGGATTGCTTCCATCTGGCGAGCGCGAAGGCAATGGTCATCATTACTACACGGAAGAAACGGTTGCTCGCCTGCAAAAGATCGATCAGTTGAAGAAGGTTGGCCTAAGTTTGGAGGAAATTCGGGACGTAATCGAGCTTTACTTTACGGATACGAGCGGGGTGCTGCCGAAACGGAAAGTCCTCGGCATACTGCGCCAGCATTTGGCCGACACGGACCAGAAGCTTGATGCGCTCGGACAGTTCCGCAGCGATTTGCAGTCGAATATAGAACGTTTCGAGCGGTGGCTCGAGGTCAATGACAGCGATTAATTTTTTTTGCCCTAAACATGACGTTGACGTCATGTTTAGCATTCTAAGGAGGTTGAATTCATGAGAGAGAACATTGGATTTATCGGTCTCGGACTGCTTGGTATGCCAGTCGCCGCCAATCTGCTCCAAGCAGGATATGCGCTCACCGTATACAACCGCACCCCAGAAAAAGCGGAGCCACTCGTGGCTCAAGGTGCGCTGCAGGCGGTCCGTCCGGCTGACGCCGTGACAACCGGTGGCATCGTCGTCACCTTGGTGTGGGACGATGAAGCATTGGAAGACGTCGTCAAAAGCGAAGATTTCTTAGAACGCCTGGGCGTAGGCGGGATACATGTATCAATGAGTACGGTATCGCCGGACACGGGCAGGAAGCTATCGGATCTGCATGCGCGGCATGGTTCCGTCTATGTTGAGGCGCCTATCTTTGGACGGCCGGAGGCAGCCGCTGCCAGGCAATTGTGGATTCCTATAGCGGGTCCGCAGGAAGCAAAGGAGCGGGTGCGGCCGCTGCTGGAAGCGATGGGAGCTAAAGGGATCTTTGACTTTGGCGAGGAAGCCGGTTCGGCTTTACTCGTCAAACTGATCGGTAACTTCCTGATCGTCTCCGCGGCACGCTCACTGGAAGAAGCGCTAGGCATAGCTGAGCGCGGCGGAGTCGATCCCCAAGCAGCGGTCAATATGCTTACCAGCACACTGTTTACCGCGCCCATCTATCAAAGCTATGGCAAAATGATAGCCGAGAAGTCATCCATACCCGAAAGTAAAATTCCACAGAAAGATGTCGGCCTCTTGCTGTCGGCGGCGCAAAAAGCACAAGTTCCAGCTCCGCTTTCCAGCCTGCTGCTTGATATGCTGGAGAACGGAGATCGGAGCCGAACATAAGGCTACGGTCGATGCTATTCGTACGCTTGTATAAGCAGTCTGCCTGGTTGCGATTATAAGTGACATTCGGCTCGCAATTCAACATTTCACCGTAGACCTTTTCCTGGTGCCTGAAACGGATAAAAAAGTCGAGAAGCCCTCTCAATCGTTGGCTTGGAGGATCTGTCCAGTTTTGTTACGATTCTCCCCTGCGTCGCGACGTTCAGAACGAGCCTCCAAATCAAACACGATATCATCACTTCCTATCCCGTTATGGTGCATCGCCTTGACAAGCGGAGACCTCTCCATTTAATATCAAATGGAGAGGTCTCCGCTTGCGTGGGCGCGTTCTCCGGCAGCGACCTTGAGATTATTCTCCGGTCCCGCCAGATCGAAACGCTAATTCTTAGCGGAATTGCTACAAGCGGTGTCGTGCTGTCGACGTTGCGGGAAGCGGCGGACCTACGAAGCGCAGAAAGCGAACTGGGTTGACCCCATCTGTCAATATCTTGATCAAGAAGATTACGCTGTCTGCTATTACGGGAAGAGTATTTGGTTTTACCATGTCGGCGGGGTATTTAGGCGTATTTGGAGGCTCCCTCTTAGGCGGGCAGGTGGCAGCCTTGCTAGGCAGCAAATCGTATTTATAGTTACAGGAGCGTTGCTGCTGCTGAATCCGGCGTGGGTGTATTTTAAAGTGTTTAAGAAGCTTTCTTATAACTGAAGGAGTACGTTGCATATGCAGATTAAATGGTATGGCCATTCTTCTTTTCTGCTGACTTCGGATGCCGGAACGAGGATTCTCATCGATCCCTACTTTAAGTTTCTTGGCTATCGCATGCCGGTTCCGGTTAATTCGGATATCGTCGTGGTTACGCATAATCATGGCGATCACAATAAAGTTAACGCCGCATCGGGTGATTACTTGCTGGTGAACGAGCCGAAAGAATACAGTCGCGGCGATGTGAGCATGAGTGGGTTCAAGACTTTCCACGATAAGGTGAACGGTAAGAAAAGAGGGCCCAATATTGTTTTCCGCTTCCGGATGGATGGACTGACGATCTGCCATTGCGGGGATCTGGGGCATCTGCTTACAGAAGAACAAGTCAAAGAAATCGGCAAAGTGGACGTGCTTATCGTGCCCGTAGGAGGAAGGGCGACGCTCGCTGGGGCGGAAGCCGCTCAAGTGATGCGTCAATTGCATGCGACCGTAGCGATTCCGATGCATTATAGCACGAAGGCTGTGGGGATTCTCGGAAGGATTTTCTTCGCTAAGGTGGACAAATTCCTCGAGGCTGCCGGGACACGGACGACAGATGTAAAGACGTTGAACGTGTCCAAGGAAAGCCTTGCCCAATATGCTGGCGTCGTTACTATGCAGTATGAATAGAAGCGTAAGAGAGGAGGGCGCCCGGTCGGGTGCCCTTCGATTTCGCTCTATAGATGGTACGGTGAACCCTGACGTTTGCCGAATCCAATCAAAGTTGTGCCTAATCCTCTCACGTCGCCTTTTCAGGCGGATCAATATCAATTAAGTTTAGAGTTACATATCGTTGTTGGGGAGGATCATATGTCGGATCAATTCTCTCGCTTGCAAAAAGAACTTGCCGAGCTGGTTAATCGCCATACCGACAAAGACGGATATTGGCCGACGATCATTCCGCAGCTGGGATTCTCTCGTTATTCCGCTTCTCATTACTCCACATTGTCTGGGCCACCTTACGGGCTTTACAACCCTTCCATCGGCATCGTCGTTCAAGGCACAAAAAACGTTTTTCTGGGTAATGAGCGCTTCACTTATGGCCCATCGAAATACGTTGTTGCCTCCATGGAATGGCCAGTTGTCATGGAATCGCCCGATGCATCTCCCGAAGTTCCCAATTTATTCTGCAGGATTGAGTTTACTCCTGGATCTATTTTAGAACTATTAAGCGCCGACGAGCTAAAGAAGATCTCCCGGGGTGCAGCTAAACGCGGAATGAACGTAGCCGAGTTGGATACGGCTATATTGGATGCTATAGTCAGGCTTGTTCGCCTGCTGGATAAGCCGACAGACATTCCGATCCTCTCCCAGCTGTATATGAAAGAAATCCTGTACCGAACATTGCATGGCGAGCATGGTGACTCCTTCATACGAATCGTAACGGACGGAGGGACAACCAACCATATCAAGAACGCCGTCCAATATATATTGCAGCACTTTCAGGATTCTTTCCGCGTTGAGGAGCTGGCTGATATTGCCAATATGAGTGTCCCATCGTTTTTTAGACATTTTAAAGAGATCACTTCCGCTACCCCGATTCAATTCCAGAAGCAGCTGAGACTTCAGGAGGCCCGGCGGCTCATCCTTTCTGAATCAACGGATATTGCAGAAGCCGCTTTTCGGGTCGGTTATGAGAGTCCCACGCAATTTAGTCGTGAGTATTCCCGGATGTTCGGCGTTCCGCCTAGAGAAGACATGAAGCTGTTCAGGAGGCGAGCTTGATAGCATTAGGCAGCATATTGATCTGATCGTGATAACGGCTGGCTGAACATCTTCTTTAAACTAAGAATAGCTCAACAAGCTATCTATTCTTAGGAGGCATGCAGGATGAAAATGATTAAGCTTGGTCACTCAGGTCTTGAGGTTTCACCCATCTGCATAGGCGGTATGGGCTTTGGAGATCCCGCAACCGGCTATCCTTCCTGGTCGATCGGCGAGGAAGAGAGCCGCTCTGTAATTAAGCATGCAATCGAGGCCGGAATCAACTTCTTTGACACCGCTAATATGTATTCGCAAGGGAACAGCGAGGAGATCATCGGCAAGGCGATTAAAGATTTCGCTAAACGCGAGAATATCGTCATAGCTACAAAGCTCGGCGCCCCAATGCGCGCTGGACCCAACTCGTTCGGTCTCTCGCGGAAGACCATTATGACGGAGATCGATCAAAGCTTAAAACGTCTTGGCACGGATTACATCGATCTTTACCAAATTCATCGCGCGGATCCCTTTACGCCATGGGAAGAAACGCTGGAAGCACTTCATGATCTTGTGAAGATGGGTAAAGTGCGTTATTTGGGTGCCTCGACAATGAGGACCTGGCAGTTCGCCAAAGCCCTTCACATTCAAAAAGCGAACGGTTGGACACGCTTCATATCCATGCAGCACAATTACAATTTGGTTGCTCGCGAGGAAGAAAACGAAATGATCCCACTCTGTGCCGACGAGGGTATTCAAACCATCGTCTACAGCCCACTTTCGCGTGGACTCCTGGCCCGTCCGTGGGGTGAAGGCACTATGCGCACGAAAGCCGAATCCGGCGCTGCAAAATACTTCGAGGCAACTGCCGCAGCCGACCGGAAAATTGTGGATAACATTGGTATGATCGCAGAAGAACGAGGGGTCAGCCGTGCGGAAATCTCTCTGTCGTGGTTGTTCCGCAAGCCGGTAGTGGCGGCGCCCATTGTGGGAGCGATCAAAACCGGTCACATTGACGATGCAATTAAAGCGCTCGCGATCAAGTTGACCGATGCTGAGGTTGAAAGGTTGGAGGATGCGTACACCCCTCGTATTGATGTGAACGTTAAAAACTCCGATCCGGAAGCGATTGTCAAAATGGCAGCAACCGTTGGGAAAAACATTGCGGTTCCGATTGCTTCTAAGTGATTTTCTGCAACAAAGAATTCTCTTGGCGGCCACAGGGCCGCCTTTTTGTTTTCGTTCAAAGCACCTTGGATTCTCGATCAATCCGATCTGGCCGCCAAGTTATTTTTTTGAGTTCATTGTTCTCTATCACTGAGCGAGGATAACCTCCGCTAGCTACCTGGATCATGGCTTTACCTAACTGTTCCGATGTAATGACAATGTGTAACTTCTTCAGTAACGGATAAAAAGGCTTCATCGCATCGTAAAAAATCTGGTAGAGCTTTGTTTTGGATTTCACACCGTGGGATGGAAGGATGGCACCCGGACGGAACATATAAGCAGCCTGAAAAGGAAGACGCAATAAATCATTTTCTGTCTTACCCTTCACTCTTGCCCACATCGAGCGCCCTTTTTCAGAACTATCCGTCCCACTTCCAGAGACATAAATAAAGGTCATCTGAGGGTTCAACCTTGCTAATGTTTGTGCTACGGAAAGCGTCATATCATACGTAATTTTTCTGTACTCCTCTTCCTTCATTCCCACGGAGGAAACGCCAAGACAGAAAAAGCAGGCATCATATCCTGTTAATTCTGGTTCAACAGTAGATAAATCAGCGACTTCTTGAAGTATAATCTGCCTTAATTTTTGATGCTGTTGATTCGTCCGAGTACGACCGATCGTCATGATTCCTTGAACCTTGTCTTCGAGCAAACATTCACGCAGCACACTTTTACCAACCATACCGGTGGCACCAAATATAATGGCCTTTATAACCGCTCACTCCGATCCTTGTTTGTGATCGTGATGCTTATTGCGAAAAGCGCTTCATAATAAACTGATTCAAAATGGCTCTATAGCTACGTGGAAAATGGCGCCCAATCAATGTAAGCATCCGGTCCGGAAATGAATGAAAGTAACGCCATTTAGGTCGCTTATCCGTCGCTGCTTTATAGAAGACTTTTGCCAAATCGGCTGGTGTTGCAGCCATATTGGCAAAACGTCCGGATTGTTGCCGACTAGTTAAGCCTTCAAGCGCATCAACCATCTTTTTATAAGGAGAAAGGGGTGCCAGATTTCCCTTGATTTTTTCAAGTGTCACTTTTGCCCATTCCGTGCGTGTGCCGCCAGGTTGAACAATCACGCTCCGAATACCGAAATTACGCAGTTCCAAATCTAAGGTATCGCTCCATTGTTGAAGTGCAGCTTTTGAAGCATAGTACCAAGCGCCGAGTGGCGTATACTGGTCCCCGCCAGTGGAGGAGATATTGATGATGCGCCCTGATTTTCGTTTCCGCATGATCGGAATAACCATATTCGCAAGTTCGGCAGCAGCGAAAAGATTAACATCTAATTGAGCTCGTGCCTTTTCCATCGGGATTTCCTCAGTTGGACCATATTCGCCGTAACCTGCATTGTTGATAAGTACATCGATTTGTTCTTGTTCTTTTATAACTGTATCAACGAGGTTTTGATCACAGGTCCGCATACAACCTTCGCCATGGACATGCGCCTATAGCACTGCTATAATGGGCGTATGAACACATACGACAAGATTTTGGCGGCTGCCCTTAAGGTACTCGAAGAGGAGGGCGGCGCCCAATTTTCGACGCGTGCCGTCACGGCGATCGCGCAGGTTACCGCTCCTACGCTCTACCACCATTTCGGCAATGCCGATGGACTTCTGAGCGCGGCTATCGTGGAAGCGTTCAAGCAGCTGCTTGAAAGCAAGATTGCCGCTGCCGAGTCCGCCATTCCAGAGATGGCTCTGTGTCAAGGATGGGATGACTATGTCCGCTTCGCAGCGGCCCGTCCCCGGATCTATGCGGCGATGATGGGGCGGTTGCTCGAGGGC from the Cohnella hashimotonis genome contains:
- a CDS encoding SDR family oxidoreductase, yielding MQTWFITGASGGLASRITRRLLDRGDRVAATVRKPGVLDDLQAQYGSQLWQANLDLTNPQQIAEVVERAFSELGTIDVFVNNAAYGLYGAVEEASDRQIEHQFMTNVLGSLRAARAVLPFFRKQGSGHIVQISSMAGHYSIPGMGLYCSSKWAVEGAFEALAKEVAPFNIKTTMVEPGGIRTNFILSNAVIGERMDEYRNTEAGQFVSLMKGELPGVDMSMFNKMVVGDPDKMAQQIIHRVDQGEGPIRMALGSDAYEQIRAALLDRLAALEAQKELAYSTDADDVAKQI
- a CDS encoding helix-turn-helix transcriptional regulator yields the protein MSCLKTNRSSSALGEFIKSRRERLQPSEAGIQPLPGRRRTPGLRREEVSYLAHISVTYYSWLEQGKEVNPSPEVLLSIGKALQLDEDEQKHLFDLANVDAASVVTVPNNGGPDAGVLQKIVDQLYYPSFITDEGTDVIVWNRAAELIIADFGSLPDNERNMIEIMFLKPDYRTRLLNWEGAARYSVAVMRASFDHYKDNPLYMERFERLRRESEEFVHFWELYEVKQKRVATALFRLPDAQEMEFALHSAAVIDNDPGLHWCFFVPVPGSGTEERLLRVLEQDRHLP
- a CDS encoding MerR family transcriptional regulator, which gives rise to MNRMRIGDLTERAGVTQRTVRYYESIGLLPSGEREGNGHHYYTEETVARLQKIDQLKKVGLSLEEIRDVIELYFTDTSGVLPKRKVLGILRQHLADTDQKLDALGQFRSDLQSNIERFERWLEVNDSD
- a CDS encoding NAD(P)-dependent oxidoreductase; protein product: MRENIGFIGLGLLGMPVAANLLQAGYALTVYNRTPEKAEPLVAQGALQAVRPADAVTTGGIVVTLVWDDEALEDVVKSEDFLERLGVGGIHVSMSTVSPDTGRKLSDLHARHGSVYVEAPIFGRPEAAAARQLWIPIAGPQEAKERVRPLLEAMGAKGIFDFGEEAGSALLVKLIGNFLIVSAARSLEEALGIAERGGVDPQAAVNMLTSTLFTAPIYQSYGKMIAEKSSIPESKIPQKDVGLLLSAAQKAQVPAPLSSLLLDMLENGDRSRT
- a CDS encoding MBL fold metallo-hydrolase — its product is MQIKWYGHSSFLLTSDAGTRILIDPYFKFLGYRMPVPVNSDIVVVTHNHGDHNKVNAASGDYLLVNEPKEYSRGDVSMSGFKTFHDKVNGKKRGPNIVFRFRMDGLTICHCGDLGHLLTEEQVKEIGKVDVLIVPVGGRATLAGAEAAQVMRQLHATVAIPMHYSTKAVGILGRIFFAKVDKFLEAAGTRTTDVKTLNVSKESLAQYAGVVTMQYE
- a CDS encoding AraC family transcriptional regulator, with translation MSDQFSRLQKELAELVNRHTDKDGYWPTIIPQLGFSRYSASHYSTLSGPPYGLYNPSIGIVVQGTKNVFLGNERFTYGPSKYVVASMEWPVVMESPDASPEVPNLFCRIEFTPGSILELLSADELKKISRGAAKRGMNVAELDTAILDAIVRLVRLLDKPTDIPILSQLYMKEILYRTLHGEHGDSFIRIVTDGGTTNHIKNAVQYILQHFQDSFRVEELADIANMSVPSFFRHFKEITSATPIQFQKQLRLQEARRLILSESTDIAEAAFRVGYESPTQFSREYSRMFGVPPREDMKLFRRRA
- a CDS encoding aldo/keto reductase; this translates as MKMIKLGHSGLEVSPICIGGMGFGDPATGYPSWSIGEEESRSVIKHAIEAGINFFDTANMYSQGNSEEIIGKAIKDFAKRENIVIATKLGAPMRAGPNSFGLSRKTIMTEIDQSLKRLGTDYIDLYQIHRADPFTPWEETLEALHDLVKMGKVRYLGASTMRTWQFAKALHIQKANGWTRFISMQHNYNLVAREEENEMIPLCADEGIQTIVYSPLSRGLLARPWGEGTMRTKAESGAAKYFEATAAADRKIVDNIGMIAEERGVSRAEISLSWLFRKPVVAAPIVGAIKTGHIDDAIKALAIKLTDAEVERLEDAYTPRIDVNVKNSDPEAIVKMAATVGKNIAVPIASK
- a CDS encoding NAD-dependent epimerase/dehydratase family protein; this translates as MKAIIFGATGMVGKSVLRECLLEDKVQGIMTIGRTRTNQQHQKLRQIILQEVADLSTVEPELTGYDACFFCLGVSSVGMKEEEYRKITYDMTLSVAQTLARLNPQMTFIYVSGSGTDSSEKGRSMWARVKGKTENDLLRLPFQAAYMFRPGAILPSHGVKSKTKLYQIFYDAMKPFYPLLKKLHIVITSEQLGKAMIQVASGGYPRSVIENNELKKITWRPDRIDRESKVL
- a CDS encoding SDR family NAD(P)-dependent oxidoreductase — its product is MRTCDQNLVDTVIKEQEQIDVLINNAGYGEYGPTEEIPMEKARAQLDVNLFAAAELANMVIPIMRKRKSGRIINISSTGGDQYTPLGAWYYASKAALQQWSDTLDLELRNFGIRSVIVQPGGTRTEWAKVTLEKIKGNLAPLSPYKKMVDALEGLTSRQQSGRFANMAATPADLAKVFYKAATDKRPKWRYFHSFPDRMLTLIGRHFPRSYRAILNQFIMKRFSQ
- a CDS encoding TetR/AcrR family transcriptional regulator — translated: MNTYDKILAAALKVLEEEGGAQFSTRAVTAIAQVTAPTLYHHFGNADGLLSAAIVEAFKQLLESKIAAAESAIPEMALCQGWDDYVRFAAARPRIYAAMMGRLLEGAHIEAADQSHQALVQNVQRIAAEGKLAVSAQAAADLVWASANTAAWLYVTAQIRKAPPPEPDVIDLIRESVMQIILIQRPDANSK